A single window of Syntrophotalea acetylenica DNA harbors:
- a CDS encoding four helix bundle protein, whose translation MRNHKDLEVWKKAIELATDCYRVTNGFPIDEKYGLTSQMRRAAVSIASNIAEGAARTSQKEFLQFLSFAAGSASELNTQILISRRIGIGDAADLDDLEEKTNLASRMLQGLIRSIRNKTCD comes from the coding sequence ATGAGAAATCACAAGGACCTGGAGGTTTGGAAAAAAGCCATAGAACTCGCTACTGACTGTTATCGGGTAACAAATGGTTTTCCCATTGACGAGAAATACGGCCTGACTTCGCAAATGCGTCGAGCGGCTGTTTCCATCGCATCCAATATCGCCGAAGGGGCTGCGCGAACCAGTCAGAAAGAATTCCTGCAGTTTCTATCCTTCGCCGCAGGGTCGGCAAGTGAACTGAACACCCAGATCCTTATCTCAAGGCGGATAGGAATCGGCGATGCTGCAGATCTGGACGATTTGGAAGAGAAAACAAATCTGGCTTCAAGAATGCTTCAGGGCCTTATTAGATCAATCAGGAACAAAACCTGTGATTAG
- the gmd gene encoding GDP-mannose 4,6-dehydratase — protein MKKTALITGITGQDGAYLAEFLLKKGYIVHGIKRRTSLFNTDRIDHLYQDPHIENRNFILHYGDLTDSTNLIRIIQLVQPDEIYNLAAMSHVAVSFETPEYTANADGIGTLRILEAIRILGLEKKTRFYQASTSELYGLVQETPQKETTPFYPRSPYAVAKLYGYWITVNYREAYGIYACNGILFNHESPLRGETFVTRKITRAVARIALGLQDCLHLGNMNSLRDWGHARDYVEMQWLMLQQDKPEDYVIATGVQYSVRDFVNAAANELGITLRWEGEGVDEIGIVESVKSGSEPGRSKELGVRCEGDNPSPLTSHPSPGDIIVRVDPRYFRPTEVETLLGDPTKAKEKLGWTPRTSFEELVAEMVRGDFEEAQKDELCRRHGFNTFNYHE, from the coding sequence ATGAAAAAAACCGCACTCATCACCGGCATCACCGGCCAGGACGGCGCCTATCTCGCCGAATTCCTGCTTAAAAAAGGCTACATCGTCCACGGCATCAAGCGCCGCACGTCGCTGTTCAATACCGATCGCATCGATCACCTCTACCAGGATCCGCACATCGAGAACCGCAATTTCATCCTCCACTACGGCGATCTCACCGACTCCACCAACTTGATTCGCATCATCCAGTTGGTACAGCCCGACGAAATTTATAACTTGGCGGCCATGTCTCACGTGGCGGTCTCCTTCGAGACCCCGGAGTATACCGCCAATGCCGACGGCATCGGAACGCTGCGAATTTTGGAAGCGATTCGTATCCTGGGACTGGAGAAAAAGACCCGCTTTTACCAGGCCTCCACCAGCGAGCTCTACGGTTTGGTGCAGGAGACCCCCCAGAAGGAGACGACTCCTTTCTACCCCCGCTCCCCTTATGCTGTCGCCAAGCTCTACGGTTACTGGATCACCGTCAACTATCGCGAGGCGTACGGCATCTACGCCTGTAACGGTATTCTCTTCAACCATGAATCGCCTTTACGGGGAGAGACCTTCGTCACCCGTAAGATCACCCGCGCCGTTGCTCGTATAGCCCTCGGTCTGCAGGATTGTCTCCATTTGGGCAACATGAACTCTCTGCGTGACTGGGGCCATGCCCGCGATTATGTGGAAATGCAGTGGCTGATGCTGCAGCAGGATAAGCCGGAAGACTACGTTATTGCTACTGGTGTTCAGTATTCCGTCCGTGATTTTGTCAATGCCGCTGCCAATGAACTTGGGATTACCCTGCGCTGGGAAGGCGAGGGGGTTGATGAAATCGGCATAGTGGAGAGCGTTAAGAGTGGGTCAGAACCGGGGAGGAGTAAGGAGTTAGGTGTTAGGTGTGAAGGCGATAACCCCTCACCCCTCACGTCTCACCCCTCACCCGGCGATATCATCGTCCGCGTCGATCCGCGCTACTTCCGTCCGACCGAGGTTGAAACCTTGCTTGGCGATCCGACCAAGGCCAAGGAAAAGCTCGGGTGGACACCGAGAACTTCTTTTGAGGAGTTGGTGGCCGAGATGGTACGGGGAGATTTCGAAGAAGCGCAGAAGGATGAACTTTGTCGGAGGCATGGGTTCAATACCTTCAATTACCACGAGTAA
- a CDS encoding GxxExxY protein translates to MDFKAITSKIIGAAIAVHRELGPGLLESVYQTCLAIQLQEEGLHVRTEVPVSVMYCGRTITEHGFRVDILVEDQIVIELKSVEKVQPVYIKQLLTYLRLADKPLGLLINFNESLVKNGITRVANGVDI, encoded by the coding sequence ATGGATTTCAAGGCAATTACATCAAAGATCATTGGTGCCGCGATAGCTGTTCACCGGGAACTCGGGCCTGGGCTTTTGGAGTCTGTTTATCAGACCTGCCTCGCCATCCAACTTCAGGAGGAAGGCCTTCATGTCCGAACAGAAGTGCCTGTTTCTGTGATGTACTGCGGTCGCACCATTACTGAGCATGGATTCCGCGTTGATATTCTGGTTGAGGATCAAATTGTAATTGAACTTAAGTCGGTGGAAAAGGTCCAACCTGTTTATATCAAGCAGTTGTTGACCTACTTGCGGCTTGCCGATAAGCCACTTGGTCTTCTGATTAATTTCAACGAGTCATTGGTTAAAAATGGGATTACTCGCGTTGCCAACGGCGTTGATATCTAA